In Gloeocapsa sp. DLM2.Bin57, the genomic stretch TTTTAGAAAAAATCTCTCAATCTTCTCGTCATTTATTAAAAATAATCGATGATTTACTAGATATTCATAAAATCGAATCAGGAAGGATGTCATTAGAGTTTAAAACCATCCCCTTGAGTGAATTATTACAAAGTGTAGAAAAATTAATGCGTCCTCAAGCAGAAAGTAAAAAAATAACTCTAAAGATTAAATATCCCGCTACTTATGAAGAAGTAATTCTCTACAGTAATTATCAACGTTTATTTCAAGTAATGTTAAATTTGTTAAGTAACGCTATTAAATTTACTCATAAAGGAGGTGTTTATATTATCGCCGAGGTAATTAGCAAGAAAGTTACTTTTAAAGATGAACAATTTCCAGGAGTTGTTAAAATTAGTGTATCTGATACAGGTATTGGTGTTCCTTTACATAAACAAGATGAGTTGTTTGAACAGTTTTTTCAAGTAGATAATTCGCCAACTAAATTTTATCCAGGAACTGGTTTAGGTCTAGCTATTTCTAAAACCTTCGTTAAAGCTTTGGGAGGGACAATATCTTTTTATAGTATGGGAGAAGGATTAGGTTCAACAGTTACTTTTACTGTACTATTACATCATTTACCCCTATTAAAAACAATTCGGACAAATTTATCAGAGGTTGATGATTATATATGAAAAATTTTTGGGGAGGATTTATTCCCAAGTTAAATAAGAAAATATGGTTACTAACTTTTGGTAGGTTATTATCACAAATAGGTTCGGGATTTACTTTATTTTATGCGCCGATTTTCTTTGTCAATGAAGTAGGTTTAAGCGCAACAGCGGTGGGAATCGCTTTAGGAAGTGGATCGGTAGCAGGTATTATTGGTCGCTTCCTCGGGGGTTGGTTTACAGATTCTCCCTTTTGGGGAAGACGGGGTACTCTCTTATTGTCAGCTGCAGTAAGTGCGATCGCCGATGTGGCTTTATTTTTTACTCATGATTTCTTGACCCTAATTCTCGGTAATTTATTAATGGGGTTGGGGATTGGTTTATATTGGCCGGCGACTGAAGCTGCAGTAGCTGATTTAAGTACACCAGAACAAAGAAATGAGGCTTTTGCGGTAACTCGTCTGGCTGATAGTATGGGTTTAAGTATAGGAGTAGTTGGGGGAGGTGCGATGATCGCTAGTTCCCTGAGTTATCGACTGTTGTTTGTGATTGACGGAATTTCTTTTGTAGTGTTTTTTGCTTTAGTCTATGTGGCGATCGCCGAAACTTATCAATTTAATGAACATTCCCAGTCTGCTTCCCAAGGATGGTTAGTAGCTTTTCGCGATCGCCCTTTAATGGTGTTTTTGCTAGTCAATATTATGATTACTACTTATTTATCCCAGTTACAAAGTACCATGCCTTTGTATTTTAGTAACTTTGTTACTACTACAGACTCAGTCACGGGATTTTCCCCACAATTAATCAGTATCTTATTTAGTTGGCATATTGTTTTTGCTGCTTTAACTCAGCTTCCCATCGCCCGTTATTTGAATCGTTTTAGTCGTCCGAGAGTATTGATGTTTTCGTTATTATTGTGGGGGATTGGTTTTAGTTTGATTTGGTTAACGGGAAATATACCTAATTTAGCGGTATTAACAGCCATTCTCGCCCTGAGTATTCTTGCTTTAGCCATGGTAACCTATACACCATCTGCTTCTGCTTTAGTAGTTGAATTATCTCCTGCTAATTTACGGGGAGTTTATTTATCTTTGAATTCTCAATGTTGGGCGATCGGTTATTTGATTGGTCCTCCCCTAGGCGGATTAGCATTAGATCAAGATTCTCTGGTTTTAGTCCATGGTTTTTGGTTGTTATTGGGTATAAGCGTGATTATCGGTATAGTGATTTTAGGGTATTTAGAGAAGATTTTAAACCAATCCACCAACACGGATTCCTGCACCAACAATCACAAACAAGACAGCTGAGGTAGTTACTCGGAAGATTGGTCTTAAATTGCTGTCACAAAAATTTACATTTACTCAGTAATCAATATAACTTGATTAGGAAATTTGCCTACATCCAGTAAAGAGAGATGGGCTAGGATGCTGAGAACAATTTGGTAATCAAGTCTAAAGATTGAGCAATTACTTGCTTGCGCCAATATGGATGAGCAGGAGAATACCAATTCAGTAAAAATTCTCTTTCGGAGCGATCGCTTCTCTCGGAATGATAACGATTCCATCTATCCTTAATAATTGCTTCTATCATGATTTGATGATTATAAGTACCATATTCTACCACTAAACTTAGACATTTTTGAGGAAAATATTGGGCAAATTTGTTTACTAATAAACCTGAAATATTATCTGTATTAATAGCTAAATTATTATGAGAATAAATTAAGATTTTATCTTTCTTGATTTTCGACAGTTTTTGTAGAGCATTTTGACTTGAGTGAGCTACAAAAATTAATTCATGAGCGAACCTTCCTACACCTGAATGAAAATCAATAACCACTATACAATCAAGATTTTCAGGAAGACTGTTGATGACCTGCTCTAAAATTTGATGACTCCAACTCGGAGATAAACCACCAAACATTACACCGTTAGGATAGTCATATTGACCTCCAGAAAAAGCTTGATTCCAAGTAGCTAAACCATACTTCGACACAAATGACTGATAAAATGTCCAAAATTGTTCTTGCTGTGGTTGCTCCCAAACAGGAACATCAATCAGTGGGTGAATTAGTGGATAAAAGGGATTAACAGGTAAAGGCTGTGAAAAGTCTAGACAATTACGATTAAGATCGATATTATCTTCGTTGCATCTGCTTAAGTATT encodes the following:
- a CDS encoding MFS transporter, with the protein product MKNFWGGFIPKLNKKIWLLTFGRLLSQIGSGFTLFYAPIFFVNEVGLSATAVGIALGSGSVAGIIGRFLGGWFTDSPFWGRRGTLLLSAAVSAIADVALFFTHDFLTLILGNLLMGLGIGLYWPATEAAVADLSTPEQRNEAFAVTRLADSMGLSIGVVGGGAMIASSLSYRLLFVIDGISFVVFFALVYVAIAETYQFNEHSQSASQGWLVAFRDRPLMVFLLVNIMITTYLSQLQSTMPLYFSNFVTTTDSVTGFSPQLISILFSWHIVFAALTQLPIARYLNRFSRPRVLMFSLLLWGIGFSLIWLTGNIPNLAVLTAILALSILALAMVTYTPSASALVVELSPANLRGVYLSLNSQCWAIGYLIGPPLGGLALDQDSLVLVHGFWLLLGISVIIGIVILGYLEKILNQSTNTDSCTNNHKQDS
- a CDS encoding DUF2817 domain-containing protein; translation: MVVDLEFFFCQDYHSARQNFLAASKEVNASMQSLQHQQFPELFCDVSILEKSSQQALVTISGTHGIEGYCGSAIQTNLLKQQQHNLPRELFQVHIHSLNPWGMQYLSRCNEDNIDLNRNCLDFSQPLPVNPFYPLIHPLIDVPVWEQPQQEQFWTFYQSFVSKYGLATWNQAFSGGQYDYPNGVMFGGLSPSWSHQILEQVINSLPENLDCIVVIDFHSGVGRFAHELIFVAHSSQNALQKLSKIKKDKILIYSHNNLAINTDNISGLLVNKFAQYFPQKCLSLVVEYGTYNHQIMIEAIIKDRWNRYHSERSDRSEREFLLNWYSPAHPYWRKQVIAQSLDLITKLFSAS